In Trichoderma breve strain T069 chromosome 4, whole genome shotgun sequence, the following proteins share a genomic window:
- a CDS encoding ABC transporter transmembrane region domain-containing protein, with product MAAEIPEKLAEGATSEPSTGSGDANIVNHSVVIEDISPKADSTDTNKVESEETGDRGPLEPKKPDLIKADDDKAREEDPATEESEKLGVGRSDFEKSDLVKADSEKEEIAKSNSDKPHIEEIDHSSSDPEKAAMVKADLEKSDPKKEELEKADPEKPDPEANAELDADSNGKKKNKAKTEKKQKPSKEPEVKEDPEEPFRHLPDNEAEILKRQALTPDLKHGVAALYRYTTGLDIFIMIIASVCSIANGAALPLMTLLFGGLQKTFSEFTVGQIDKGELSSQLAKYVLYFVYLAIGQFVVTYIATVGFIYVGENISTRIREHYLESCLRQNIGFFDKIGTGEIVTRITSDTNTIQDGISEKVSITIGAISTFVTAFVIAFANYWKLTLILASVIIAILLNGALFSSYMLKNGTQSIVSSALGGGLADEVLSSVRTAVAFGAQDRLSNQYNEHLKKAEYFGFRLKSAVGVMLGGIMFLLYMSYALAFWQGSAFVLRGELSLNQALIVMMTVIMGAFNMTSIAPNFQAFISAVSAASKIFDTIDRVSPINSASEEGETIDQVEGNIRLENVKHIYPSRPGAIVMEDVTLDIPAGKTTALVGASGSGKSTIVGLIERFYNPVGGTLYLDGHDISKLNLRWLRRQISLVSQEPTLFGTSIFENIRYGLVGTEFEKESEEKQREMVIAAAKKSNAHDFVSALSEGYETNVGDRGFLLSGGQKQRIAIARAIVSDPKILLLDEATSALDTKSEGIVQAALEAASAGRTTIIIAHRLSTIKDAHNIVVMSQGRIIEQGTHDELVEKGAAYHKLVSAQNITAAQGLTSEEQELIDDHQEALIKRQSKIEDSEIFSAEGGNKEAKYSIWSLIAFIAKFNRNEWKRMSAGLFFSILCGGASPISAVFFSKEIVTLTNALLPNANIDQIRHDAYFWAVMFIVLAVGILISYSGQGIAFASCSEHLIHRIRDQSFRTFLRQDISFFDRKENSAGILTAFLSTEANNIGGLSGSALGTILLTLSTLFSSMIMGLALGWKLALVCTATIPVLLACGFFRFYLLLRFQSRAKDAYAASAAYASEAISSIRTVASLTREQDIIHMYREDIAAQRRKGLKSVLSSSALYGAAQGASFLCFGLGFWYGGTLLATREYDLFTFFVCFMGIIYSAQAAGSIFSLAPDMGKAHASALALKKLFERTPKIDAWSKDGQRIAEGDIQGTVEFRDVHFRYPTRPDQPVLRGLNLTIKPGQYVALVGASGCGKSTTISLLERFYDPLSGGVFVDGQDIGTLNVSNYRSFVSLVSQEPALYSGTIKENVLLGTPEEDISEERLEHVCREANIYDFIISLSDGFNTFVGSKGGLLSGGQKQRIAIARALIRNPKILLLDEATSALDSESEFVVQEALDKAAAGRTTIAVAHRLSTIQKADVIYVIDQGRVAESGTHQELMRKNGHYAELVNLQSLATSS from the exons atggctgctgaAATACctgagaagctggccgaGGGAGCGACCTCGGAGCCCTCCACGGGCTCTGGCGATGCCAACATTGTCAATCATTCAGTGGTCATAGAAGACATTTCGCCAAAGGCTGATTCCACTGATACTAACAAGGTAGAGTCAGAGGAAACAGGCGACCGTGGACCACTGGAGCCTAAGAAACCAGATCTTATAAAGGCAGATGACGATAaagcaagagaagaggatCCAGCAACGGAAGAGTCCGAGAAGCTAGGTGTTGGAAGGTCGGATTTTGAGAAGTCAGACCTTGTAAAGGCCGATTccgagaaagaagaaattgcGAAATCAAATTCCGACAAGCCACATATCGAAGAAATAGACCACAGTTCATCAGATCCAGAGAAAGCCGCCATGGTGAAGGCAGATCTTGAAAAATCGGATCCTAAGAAAGAAGAACTTGAGAAAGCGGACCCTGAGAAGCCAGACCCAGAAGCCAACGCGGAACTCGACGCCGACTCAAacggaaagaagaaaaacaaggccaaaacggaaaaaaagcaaaagccttCCAAGGAACCTGAAGTCAAAGAAGACCCCGAAGAACCTTTTCGACACCTGCCCGACAATGAAGCTGAAATTCTCAAGAGGCAAGCCCTGACGCCCGATTTGAAACATGGAGTTGCTGCCCTCTACCGATATACTACTGGccttgacatcttcatcatgatcattGCGTCTGTCTGCTCCATTGCCAACGGCGCCGCTCTACCCCTCATGACTCTGCTATTTGGTGGCCTCCAAAAGACTTTTTCCGAGTTCACAGTAGGCCAGATCGACAAAGGAGAACTCAGTTCTCAGCTTGCTAAATATGTACTCTACTTTGTGTATCTCGCCATCGGCCAATTTGTCGTCACTTACATCGCAACGGTAGGGTTCATCTACGTGGGCGAGAACATTTCCACTAGAATCCGAGAGCATTATCTTGAAAGCTGTCTGCGTCAAAACATTGGTTTCTTCGACAAAATTGGCACTGGAGAAATTGTGACTCGTATCACTTCCGACACTAACACTATACAAGATGGAATTTCTGAAAAGGTGTCAATTACGATAGGAGCTATTTCGACTTTTGTAACCGCCTTTGTtattgcctttgccaactACTGGAAACTCACGTTGATCCTTGCGagcgtcatcatcgccattctCCTCAATGGAGCCCTGTTCTCTAGCTACATGCTTAAGAACGGCACACAGTCCATCGTATCGTCTGCCCTTGGTGGTGGTCTAGCAGATGAAGTCCTCAGCTCCGTGAGGACTGCAGTCGCTTTTGGGGCTCAAGACCGATTGTCTAACCAGTATAATGAACAtctgaagaaggccgagTATTTTGGCTTCAGGCTCAAATCCGCCGTTGGAGTCATGCTGGGCGGTATCATGTTCCTGCTTTACATGAGTTATGCTCTGGCTTTCTGGCAAGGCAGTGCTTTTGTTCTACGTGGCGAGCTCTCTCTCAATCAAGCTCTGATTGTCATGATGACTGTCATAATGGGTGCTTTCAACATGACTAGCATCGCACCCAACTTCCAAGCTTTCATCTCTGCTGTTAGCGCTGCATCCAAAATTTTCGATACGATTGACCGTGTTTCACCGATTAACTCAGCAAGTGAAGAGGGTGAGACTATTGACCAGGTTGAGGGTAATATCCGACTAGAGAATGTCAAACACATATACCCATCACGTCCTGGCGCTATTGTAATGGAGGATGTCACCCTTGATATCCCTGCGGGAAAGACGACTGCCTTGGTTGGAGCGTCTGGATCCGGCAAGAGCACAATCGTCGGCCTTATCGAGCGATTCTACAATCCCGTGGGAGGCACATTGTATCTTGATGGACacgacatctccaagctgaATCTTCGTTGGCTTCGTCGCCAGATTTCATTGGTTAGCCAGGAGCCCACGCTGTTCGGAACGTCGATTTTCGAGAATATTCGTTACGGCCTGGTTGGGACTGAATTTGAAAAGGAAagcgaggagaagcagcgtGAGATGGtcattgctgctgcgaaGAAGTCTAATGCTCATGATTTCGTCTCTGCTCTCTCGGAGGGCTATGAAACTAATGTTGGCGACCGAGGCTTCCTTCTCTCGGGTGGACAGAAGCAACGTATTGCTATTGCGCGCGCCATCGTTAGCGACCCAAAAA ttctccttcttgatgagGCAACATCAGCCTTGGATACGAAATCTGAGGGCATCGTGCAGGCTGCGCTGGAGGCTGCTTCGGCTGGTCGAACTACAATCATCATTGCTCATAGGCTCTCAACTATCAAGGACGCCCATAACATTGTTGTCATGTCTCAAGGCCGGATTATAGAGCAGGGCACCCACGACGAGCTGGTAGAGAAAGGGGCCGCTTACCACAAGTTGGTATCTGCTCAGAATATTACCGCGGCCCAAGGCCTCACCAGCGAAGAGCAGGAACTTATCGATGACCACCAGGAGGCGCTGATCAAGAGGCAATCAAAGATCGAAGACAGTGAAATATTTAGTGCCGAGGGTGGCA ATAAAGAGGCCAAGTATAGTATCTGGTCTCTGATTGCGTTCATTGCCAAGTTCAACCGCAATGAATGGAAGCGCATGTCGGCGggtctcttcttttctattcTCTGCGGCGGCGCCAGTCCCATCTCTGCTG TGTTCTTTTCCAAAGAGATTGTCACTTTGACAAATGCTCTTCTCCCGAATGCCAATATTGATCAGATTCGACATGATGCATACTTCTGGGCCGTCATGTTCATCGTACTGGCTGTTGGCATACTCATCAGCTACTCTGGCCAAGGGATTGCATTTGCGTCATGCTCTGAGCATCTTATCCATCGCATTAGGGACCAATCTTTTAGGACGTTTCTTCGGCAGGacatctctttctttgataGAAAGGAGAACTCGGCAGGTATCTTGACGGCATTCTTATCAACTGAAGCCAACAATATTGGAGGTCTTAGTGGTTCCGCTTTGGGAACAATCTTGTTGACGCTTTCTACTCTTTTCTCCTCGATGATTATGGGGTTGGCTCTTGGATGGAAGCTAGCACTTGTCTGTACGGCAACCATACCAGTCTTGTTGGCTTGTGGCTTCTTCCGTTTTTACTTGCTGCTTCGGTTCCAGAGCAGGGCAAAGGATGCATACGCGGCGTCTGCCGCATATGCCTCCGAAGCTATCTCGTCCATTCGCACCGTTGCGTCACTTACTCGCGAGCAAGATATTATACACATGTATCGTGAGGACATTGCGGCTCAAAGACGCAAAGGTTTGAAGTCGGTGCTATCATCAAGCGCCCTCTATGGAGCCGCTCAAGGTGCATCGTTTCTCTGCTTTGGCCTTGGATTCTGGTATGGCGGTACTTTGCTCGCCACCAGAGAGTACGACTTATTCAccttcttcgtctgcttCATGGGCATCATCTACAGCGCGCAGGCGGCAGGAAGTATCTTTTCGCTTGCGCCTGATATGGGCAAAGCTCATGCCTCAGCCctggcgttgaagaagctcttTGAACGGACACCAAAAATTGATGCCTGGTCAAAGGACGGCCAGCGCATAGCAGAGGGCGATATCCAAGGCACAGTGGAGTTCCGTGATGTGCACTTCCGTTATCCGACCCGGCCAGATCAACCTGTCCTCCGAGGCCTTAACCTGACGATTAAGCCTGGCCAGTACGTCGCCTTGGTTGGCGCTTCTGGATGTGGCAAGAGCACGACTATTTCACTGCTAGAGCGATTCTACGATCCCTTATCTGGTGGCGTCTTTGTTGATGGCCAGGACATTGGCACCCTGAATGTTAGCAACTATCGATCGTTTGTTTCACTTGTGAGCCAAGAGCCGGCACTCTATTCGGGAACGATCAAAGAAAACGTTCTTCTTGGCACGCCTGAGGAGGATATCTCAGAGGAGCGGCTGGAACACGTCTGCCGTGAGGCTAACATCTATGACTTCATCATTTCACTTTCTGATGGGTTCAACACGTTTGTTGGCAGCAAGGGTGGCTTACTCTCTGGTGGCCAGAAGCAACGTATTGCTATCGCCCGGGCCTTGATTCGCAACCCTAAGATCCTGCTCCTGGATGAAGCCACGTCTGCCCTTGACTCTGAATCTGAATTTGTTGTCCAAGAGGCTCTTGAtaaggctgctgctggacgCACCACGATTGCGGTTGCGCATCGTCTGAGCACGATTCAGAAAGCAGACGTTATTTACGTGATTGACCAAGGCCGTGTTGCTGAGTCTGGAACCCATCAGGAACTGATGAGGAAGAACGGTCACTACGCTGAACTGGTCAATCTGCAAAGCTTGGCAACGAGTTCGTAA
- a CDS encoding SOCE-associated regulatory factor of calcium homoeostasis domain-containing protein, with the protein MLLETLLLTLTLPLLSLAARPKNAILLSEVRTLTLRGNGAKTASRRVAPVPQLKCISSKAVCDLFQIDVMRCTNQGSSYGTEDIEWSCSASLPEEFKLGSTDVICEGYASSDDPYVLKGSCGVEYRLILTDKGEQRYPDVANPNGRWFSDGEGGTDLGAWAFAVIFFAVLGLIIFSAWRNGTNPEQRRPGGRGYGGGGGGGGGGGGGGGGGWGPGWGPGNDPPPPYPGTKPDETQQGWRPGFWSGLAGGAAAGYMAGNRNNRREERYPTRGWGAGPSGYESTGFGSTRRR; encoded by the exons ATGCTTCTCGAAACTCTCCTcctcacactcacactccccctcctctccctcgccgccCGCCCCAAGAACGCAATTCTCCTCTCCGAAGTCCGCACCCTCACCCTCCGCGGCAATGGCGCAAAAACCGCCTCCCGCCGCGTCGCCCCCGTGCCCCAACTCAAATGCATTTCCTCAAAGGCCGTCTGCGACCTCTTCCAGATCGACGTCATGCGCTGCACCAACCAGGGCTCCTCATACGGCACCGAAGACATCGAATGGAGCTGCAGCGCTTCCCTACCCGAGGAGTTCAAGCTAGGCAGCACTGATGTCATCTGCGAGGGCTACGCTTCTTCTGATGATCCTTATGTATTGAAGGGAAGCTGTGGCGTCGAGTACAGGCTGATACTCACCGACAAGGGCGAACAGCGGTACCCGGACGTGGCTAATCCAAATGGCCGCTGGTTCAGTGACGGCGAAGGAGGAACAGATCTAGGCGCCTGGGCATTCGcagtcatcttcttcgcggTCCTCGGATTGATCATCTTTTCAGCATGGCGTAATGGGACCAACCCAGAACAGAGACGtccaggaggaagaggttatggcggaggaggaggaggaggcggcggcggcggcggcggcggcggcggcggttgGGGTCCAGGCTGGGGTCCAGGGAACGATCCGCCACCACCTTATCCAGGCACAAAACCTGATGAGACTCAGCAAGGATGGAGACCTGGATTTTGGAGCGGCCTTGCTGGGGGAGCAGCCGCTGGCTATATGGCGGGAAATCGAAACAACCGGCGGGAAGAGAGGTATCCCACACGGGGATGGGGTGCTGGGCCTTCTGG ATACGAAAGCACAGGTTTCGGTTCGACACGGCGCAGATAA
- a CDS encoding BRE1 e3 ubiquitin ligase domain-containing protein: MEDRKRPAISGAEDLAPPSKRVAINGSKAKDENTDMKEDTWIEAYTKGAIYRQMQEYSRKASTAESRLEELHKRSVHHDDHLRIIDAWWRQCLEELELLVTSKVPTAEPRDTPYLTAVSFKNLHDFQAHLQERGKTIKAKAESLLTQLAAQRENISPKTTELESQIASLLAAQKEYLLKLDRLSAEKEQMSEQLNAATLRYFKAEKKLDRAKSAQVQRLEQQAFANATRPATTPTEGGSEPSEPNGSANELLVKYEEAMAAATKQKEQLEALLAELKTLQEENTSLKARRETLSDEDYIRTDVFKQFKSQNEDLIKRINTLEATNKQLREEAEKLQAERTAFRTQLEADMNQVAQDYEADIAARDQDLTRVRSARDEILAENMQRRANAEQERIAMEHIKELVAAKEDRISALELELARLKPAGDEETGVVADVDDISEEDLRQRYKKLRQDFDSINQELPAMEKAYKKMKDLAQKKVLDFTALEEKVAILIAEKSKADQKYFAARKDADTRNSEIRTLRHQSGKSAELIAQLKDFESQTRTLLSNLEKQSADLRQANAALVAESKKMESNSLEAVRKSESVTKQVGDLTNLVKSKDASTAVIRERNAMQEVEVEKLKVRIEHMQKDRDSWKNKALSNSSEEEDMLRTMALCTVCRTNFKNTALKTCGHLFCNKCVDDRISNRMRKCPSCSRAFDKMDVMQVHF; the protein is encoded by the exons atggaggacaGGAAGAGACCCGCCATCAGCGGCGCCGAAGACCTGGCTCCTCCCAGCAAGAGGGTTGCCATCAATGGgtccaaggccaaggacgaaAACACGGACATGAAGGAAGATACCTGGATCGAA GCATATACAAAGGGAGCGATATATCGGCAAATGCAGGAGTACAGTCGTAAGGCGTCCACAGCCGAATCGCGTCTAGAAGAGCTACACAAACGATCCGTCCACCATGACGATCATTTACGAATTATTGACGCTTGGTGGCGACAG TGTTTAGAAGAACTCGAATTGTTGGTTACGTCCAAAGTACCGACTGCGGAGCCTAGGG ACACTCCATATCTCACGGCCGTGAGCTTCAAAAACCTACATGATTTCCAAGCTCATTTACAGGAAAGGGGGAAGACGATCAAAGCCAAGGCCGAATCACTGCTCACCCAACTCGCAGCCCAGAGGGAAAATATTTCACCCAAGACAACTGAGTTAGAAAGCCAAATCGCCAGCCTCCTAGCGGCCCAGAAAGAATACCTCCTAAAGCTCGACCGATTGAGCGCAGAAAAGGAACAAATGTCGGAGCAACTCAACGCCGCGACGCTTAGGTATTTCAAAgccgagaagaagctcgatcGTGCCAAGAGCGCGCAAGTTCAGAGGCTAGAGCAGCAGGCATTTGCTAATGCTACACGGCCCGCGACTACGCCTACCGAGGGAGGATCAGAACCCAGTGAACCAAACGGCAGTGCAAATGAGCTGTTGGTGAAATATGAAGAGGCCATGGCGGCTGCGACGAAACAAAAGGAGCAACTGGAGGCGCTTCTTGCTGAGCTCAAAACCCTGCAAGAGGAAAACACAAGTCTGAAAGCTCGACGAGAAACTCTGTCAGACGAAGATTACATCCGCACGGATGTGTTTAAGCAATTCAAGAGTCAAAATGAGGACCTCATCAAGCGGATCAACACCTTGGAAGCCACCAACAAGCAATTGCGCGAGGAGGCGGAAAAGCTCCAAGCAGAGCGAACGGCATTCCGCACCCAGCTCGAAGCAGATATGAACCAGGTGGCACAGGACTATGAAGCTGATATTGCCGCACGAGACCAGGACCTGACCCGCGTACGGTCTGCTCGGGACGAGATACTCGCAGAGAACATGCAGCGCAGGGCGAATGCAGAGCAGGAACGGATCGCAATGGAGCACATCAAAGAGCTTGTAGCAGCAAAGGAGGACAGAATATCTGCGCTAGAGTTGGAACTTGCTCGCTTGAAACCAGCAGGGGATGAAGAAACTGGTGTTGTGGCGGACGTGGACGATATTTCAGAGGAGGACCTGCGGCAAAGatacaagaagctgaggcAAGATTTCGACTCCATTAACCAAGAGCTACCGGCAATGGAGAAGGCgtacaagaagatgaaggatctTGCTCAGAAGAAGGTGCTCGATTTCACTGCCTTGGAGGAGAAGGTGGCGATCCTAATTgctgagaagagcaaagcCGATCAAAAGTACTTTGCTGCCCGGAAGGATGCCGACACTCGAAACAGCGAGATTCGAACCCTAAGACACCAGAGCGGAAAATCAGCCGAACTGATTGCTCAGTTGAAAGACTTTGAATCTCAGACCCGAACTTTGCTGTCCAATCTGGAGAAACAATCGGCGGATTTGAGGCAGGCCAATGCGGCGCTGGTCGCcgaaagcaaaaagatggaatCCAACAGCCTAGAGGCTGTGAGAAAGTCGGAATCTGTCACGAAGCAAGTGGGAGACTTGACCAACTTGGTCAAGTCCAAGGACGCATCCACAGCTGTTATCCGAGAGCGAAACGCTATGCAAGAAGTTGAAgtggagaagctcaaggttCGAATTGAGCATATGCAGAAAGACCGGGATAGCTGGAAGAATAAGGCGCTGAGCAACTCctcagaagaggaagacatgCTACGG ACTATGGCCTTGTGTACGGTTTGCCGCACCAATTTCAAAAACACTGCGCTCAAGACTTGCGGCCACCTTTTCTGCAACAAATGTGTGGATGACCGCATAAGCAACCGTATGCGGAAGTGTCCTAGCTGCTCAAGGGCGTTTGACAAGATGGATGTCATGCAGGTTCACTTTTAA
- a CDS encoding myb DNA-binding like domain-containing protein: MSSMFKKKGGLAFKPKIPSARPRPAIPATDVQVEKEVVEPESIAIAAVESPSLDTRESSSNVASTSESENIASPESSSIAKTSPIATSEPPTQDVSGLKPQDHTEPPVEQQSSVPETPAVPPTVAEEAATTSPQHFEPPNVYKQREITDDNIAPELRDPPRPTQNIQDTAQSSLPTTEEITPVATPAPSTGPKTRSRRKAPDSALENANGDADAEAPPKKRQRKAAANEDGATAPKPRQRKSSSRDGTATPQTRARRARSVTPDDAENQIVDLQNLKMTDLTKDLHIGKKFSRHDELRERERQSRIKAKLKKVLGDSSRDGSEAPETPQDDPSIKSKSATPTAMPTPAAPPASGPQFRIVDGQIIIDQSSLVMDRHARAAATRGDMETVEENDFTRLITSSSFMNTSKLKGPNIWTDEETELFYRGLRMFGTEFEMISKMFPNKQRRHVKLKYNREERHCPHLINAALIGEKTVRIDIDEYKAFTGIEFESVESIEAEQRKIQEDFEAEQKRIADEQAEVMRKRREELFADEDGEDGKKKKKGKKKGKQTVQYGLNGEPILAGEA, from the coding sequence ATGAGTTCCATGTTTAAAAAGAAGGGCGGCCTTGCCTTCAAGCCAAAGATTCCATCTGCTCGCCCACGCCCCGCGATCCCCGCCACAGATGTTCAAGTCGAGAAAGAGGTCGTCGAGCCGGAGTCAATAGCGATCGCGGCGGTAGAAAGCCCAAGTCTTGATACCAGAGAGAGTTCAAGCAATGTCGCTAGCACTAGCGAGTCTGAGAATATCGCCTCTCCAGAGTCATCCAGCATTGCGAAAACAAGCCCGATTGCTACATCTGAGCCGCCGACTCAGGATGTCTCTGGGCTGAAACCTCAAGATCACACCGAACCGCCTGTCGAACAACAATCAAGCGTGCCAGAGACACCAGCGGTACCTCCTACTGTGGCGGAAGAAGCCGCGACAACAAGTCCGCAGCACTTTGAGCCACCGAATGTCTATAAACAACGAGAGATTACAGATGATAACATTGCGCCGGAACTTCGAGATCCACCACGCCCAACTCAAAACATCCAAGACACGGCGCAATCTTCATTACCCACAACCGAAGAAATCACACCGGTTGCCACTCCAGCACCATCTACCGGCCcgaaaacaagaagcaggaggaaaGCACCCGACTCGGCGCTAGAAAATGCCAATGGAGACGCCGACGCTGAGGCACCACCAAAGAAACGGCAGCGCAAAGCTGCCGCAAACGAAGATGGCGCTACTGCTCCGAAGCCCAGACAACGCAAATCGTCCTCTCGGGATGGAACAGCGACACCCCAAACACGGGCGAGGCGAGCCCGCTCAGTAACGCCAGACGACGCAGAAAACCAGATTGTCGATTTGCAGAACCTGAAAATGACCGACTTGACAAAAGATCTGCATATTGGCAAAAAATTCAGCCGCCACGACGAACTACGGGAGCGAGAGCGACAGTCTAGAATAAaggccaagctcaagaaggtgCTCGGCGACAGCAGCCGCGATGGATCAGAAGCACCAGAGACACCCCAAGACGACCCGTCCATCAAAAGCAAGAGCGCTACGCCCACTGCCATGCCCACGCCAGCGGCGCCACCTGCTTCTGGCCCCCAATTCCGCATCGTCGACGGCCAGATCATCATTGATCAGAGCTCGCTGGTTATGGACAGGCATGCTCGCGCCGCGGCTACAAGGGGGGACATGGAAACCGTCGAAGAAAACGACTTCACGCGGCTCATCACAAGCAGCTCCTTCATGAACACCTCCAAGCTGAAAGGACCCAACATTTGGACCGATGAGGAAACCGAGCTGTTCTACCGCGGCCTGCGCATGTTTGGCACAGAATTCGAGATGATCTCCAAGATGTTCCCCAACAAGCAGCGCCGGCACGTCAAGCTCAAGTACAACCGCGAGGAGCGCCACTGCCCGCACCTCATCAATGCCGCCCTCATAGGCGAGAAAACAGTGCGCATCGACATTGACGAGTACAAGGCCTTTACAGGCATTGAGTTTGAGTCCGTCGAGTCCATCGAGGCGGAGCAGCGCAAGATCCAGGAGGACTTTGAGGCCGAGCAGAAGCGCATCGCCGACGAGCAGGCAGAGGTCATGCGCAAGAGGCGCGAGGAGCTGTTCGCCGACGAGGACGGAGAGgacgggaagaagaagaagaagggcaagaagaaggggaaacaGACTGTGCAGTACGGGCTGAATGGTGAACCGATTCTTGCAGGGGAAGCTTGA
- a CDS encoding UBA/TS-N domain-containing protein produces MKVTFRDLKQQKFVLDVEPTDKISAVKEKISAEKGWDPKSQKLIYSGKILKDDDTVQSYNIEEKGFVVCMVNKPKPAAAPAAAAAPPATPAPPVASTPAAPPAPVQTSTQAAAPPATPTPNRSTGTPSGLAMGSERAEAIANMEAMGFERTQIEAAMRAAFNNPDRAVEYLLTGIPESVQQTQRAVSPPQAAAPAAAPLDDSDAVNLFDLAAQRRGGGAGAGQTGGALSPGAAAAQAELGNLDFLRNSPQFQQLRQVVQQSPQMLEPILQQLGAGNPQLAQLIASNPEQFLQLLGEDAEDDVPLPPGAQAISVTEEERDAIERLCRLGFDRDQAIQAYFACDKNEELAANFLFDQPEDDEPPSN; encoded by the exons ATGAAGGTCACATTTAGA GATCTCAAGCAACAAAAATTTGTCCTCGATGTCGAGCCCACAGACAAA ATCTCcgccgtcaaggagaagattTCGGCCGAGAAGGGCTGGGACCCCAAGAGCCAAAAGCTCATCTACTCAG GAAAAATCTTGAAAGATGACGATACTGTCCAGTCCTACAATATCGAGGAGAAAGGATTCGTTGTCTGCATGGTGAACAAG CccaagcctgctgctgctcctgctgctgcagcagcacctccAGCTACTCCTGCGCCGCCAGTTGCCAGCACTCCCGCTGCACCCCCCGCCCCCGTCCAGACTTCTACTCAAGCCGCCGCTCCCCCCGCGACTCCGACTCCCAACCGCTCCACTGGCACGCCCTCTGGCCTGGCCATGGGCTCTGAGCgcgccgaggccatcgcAAACATGGAAGCTATGGGTTTCGAGAGAACCCAGATCGAGGCCGCCATGCGCGCTGCCTTCAACAACCCTGACCGAGCTGTCGAGTACCTTCTAACT GGTATCCCAGAGAGCGTCCAGCAGACGCAACGAGCAGTCTCCCCTCCTCAGGCCGCCGCTCCAGCCGCCGCCCCTCTTGACGATTCCGACGCTGTTAATCTGTTTGATCTCGCTGCTCAGCGAAGAGGTGGAGGCGCCGGCGCCGGGCAAACCGGCGGTGCCCTGTCgcctggtgctgctgccgcccAAGCCGAGTTGGGTAACCTCGACTTCCTTCGCAACAGCCCTCAGTTCCAACAGCTTCGTCAAGTGGTTCAGCAGTCACCCCAAATGCTCGAGCCCAtccttcagcagcttggTGCAGGGAACCCACAGCTGGCCCAGCTGATTGCCTCAAATCCAGAACAGTTTCTACAGCTACTCGGTGAGGATGCCGAGGATGATGTTCCTCTGCCACCCGGTGCCCAGGCCATTTCCGTCACAGAGGAGGAGCGCGATGCTATCGAGCGG TTATGTCGACTTGGATTCGACCGCGACCAGGCTATCCAGGCCTACTTTGCATGCGACAAGAATGAGGAGCTTGCGGCCAACTTTCTGTTCGATCAGCCAGAGGACGATGAACCACCTTCAAACTAA